A part of Nostoc sp. HK-01 genomic DNA contains:
- a CDS encoding integrase family protein, giving the protein MRFKQPIALLRGAGLRRAELMKLALTNFHHGQINIPSQEARVDRTVYLSESAIAIINDWIEIRTPRDGPLL; this is encoded by the coding sequence GTGAGATTTAAGCAGCCTATCGCTCTCCTTCGAGGTGCAGGACTGCGACGGGCTGAGTTGATGAAGTTGGCTCTTACAAATTTTCATCATGGACAAATCAATATCCCATCCCAAGAGGCCAGAGTTGACCGGACTGTTTATTTATCTGAGAGTGCGATCGCTATAATTAATGATTGGATTGAAATCAGAACTCCCAGAGATGGCCCGTTACTATGA